The following proteins are encoded in a genomic region of Pseudomonadota bacterium:
- a CDS encoding ABC transporter ATP-binding protein translates to MLNVEYISAGYGRVQVLKEINLEVGSGEIVCLVGANGAGKTTLLKVISGIIPSIQGKLSFDGQDITNRKPDYIVRTGLSHVPEGRQIFADLTVRQNLILGAYVHKPKKEEMEKLFNFVFDLFPILKTRLTQKAGTMSGGEQQMLAIGRGLMSQPKLLLLDEPSLGLAPLVVEIILNIIQSLRSAGIAILLIEQNVNAALQIADRAYVMETGRIVSQGSAKTLLGDDEVRKRYLGM, encoded by the coding sequence ATACTGAATGTTGAATATATATCAGCAGGTTATGGCAGGGTTCAGGTTTTAAAAGAGATTAACCTGGAAGTGGGAAGCGGTGAAATAGTATGTCTTGTTGGAGCTAACGGTGCAGGAAAGACGACACTTCTTAAGGTTATTTCCGGGATCATACCCTCGATACAAGGAAAATTATCTTTTGATGGCCAGGACATAACCAATCGTAAGCCTGATTACATAGTAAGGACGGGTCTAAGTCATGTGCCGGAAGGACGACAGATTTTTGCTGATCTTACAGTACGACAGAATCTTATACTTGGTGCATATGTACACAAACCGAAAAAAGAGGAAATGGAGAAGCTATTCAATTTTGTTTTTGACCTTTTCCCGATTCTTAAAACAAGGTTGACACAAAAAGCCGGGACTATGAGCGGAGGGGAACAGCAGATGCTCGCAATCGGGCGAGGCCTTATGTCCCAGCCAAAGCTTCTTCTCCTTGATGAACCATCTCTCGGCCTTGCGCCGCTTGTTGTAGAAATTATATTAAACATCATCCAGAGTCTCCGGTCTGCCGGTATTGCAATATTACTTATTGAACAGAATGTCAACGCTGCCCTTCAGATAGCAGATCGGGCATACGTCATGGAGACAGGCAGGATTGTCAGCCAGGGTAGTGCCAAAACACTGCTTGGGGATGATGAGGTAAGAAAAAGATATCTCGGCATGTAA